A region of Leishmania infantum JPCM5 genome chromosome 31 DNA encodes the following proteins:
- a CDS encoding ribosomal protein l7/l12-like protein: protein MRQRVLAWEVARLRVATAALFTSHRAIINGVASNRIPRGMTPLGVPCSEDVLEALAEAYVSMDMATMTAFHKKAMAEMLRAGGGGGAEPAAVDYEEHLLRASGGASGAAVATSAPAVPVAPGGDAAAAESAAPLAKKAPEKTAFDVTLKIFPAENKIKLIKELRCACGLSIQEAKTAIDKCPGVIARQVQKDDAEKLKDAMVKLGAEVELM, encoded by the coding sequence ATGCGGCAGAGAGTCCTTGCATGGGAAGTCGCACGGCTGCGTgtggccaccgctgcccttTTTACGTCGCACCGAGCCATCATCAACGGCGTGGCGAGTAACCGCATTCCGCGTGGCATGACGCCCCTGGGCGTGCCGTGCAGCGAAGACGTGTTGGAGGCGCTGGCAGAGGCCTATGTGAGCATGGATATGGCCACCATGACCGCCTTTCACAAGAAGGCGATGGCAGAGATGTTGCGCGccgggggcggtggtggggccGAACCCGCTGCGGTGGACTACGAGGAGCATTTACTACGAGCTTCGGGCGGCGCtagtggtgctgctgtcgccacATCGGCCCCGGCTGTTCCGGTGGCTcctggcggcgacgctgcggctgcggagaGTGCGGCTCCGTTGGCCAAGAAGGCACCTGAAAAGACGGCTTTCGACGTCACCCTCAAGATTTTTCCGGCTGAGAACAAGATCAAGCTGATCAAGGAGCTGCGGTGTGCCTGTGGGCTCTCCATCCAGGAAGCGAAGACGGCGATCGATAAGTGCCCAGGTGTGATCGCCCGCCAGGTGCAGAAGGACGACGCGGAGAAGCTCAAGGACGCTATGGTGAAGCTGGGGGCCGAGGTGGAGCTGATGTGA
- a CDS encoding putative protein kinase encodes MEAAPAAAAQRPPQTQKRPREESNAPLQEGSNGSVPATFSSEASVTTPVADTELVVDVDQPETNPQAPAVDAPRSRSRGLAAVGPGSISPVAASRSGPDGANNCQPAAAVTTLSSSSASADARRFKQPTLAAYGMVSDTMALKKEISDRDSHIEELNREVEGLRAEVGRRNDQIHFMDGQCRQYQKKLEHFQSVMRQEMLSAAQKDRSEARRVLYQKHFELGQTATWHSNGQTVWMEGDRVRTLFLKLANLTQKREEVEALKKAAQSNVKHLARQEREREDSGAGPDLQDALMAAQMEYQLRASEHAALTNTIADIKLKQTEIEHEKKAFVKEMRRVNDEDTSEFLAIPTIGEGDRYVLMHLLGKGGFSEVWKAFDLVEGRYVACKIHHIQREWPAQTRTHYLRHAQRELDIMRALDHPHLTHLYDVFPRGDNMFISVMEYSNGMDLDTYLKRYRTFKEADARLIFLQVVDVLRYLASLDSPIIHYDLKPANILLHRDDPTILDIKITDFGLSKIIGATREGPSDNPSIELTSQGTGTYWYLPPECFETSSTPRISNKVDIWSAGVIFYQMLFGKRPFAEGESQRRIWQEKLIIQSARTLHFPDTPKVSEEAKDIIRGCLAFNERERCDVFQLSQDPYLFRTSRRSAHKAKSAAPSGVGSSNSPLMPPVTDATPAS; translated from the coding sequence ATGGAGgccgcccccgctgccgctgcgcagcgaccGCCGCAGACCCAAAAGCGGCCCCGCGAGGAAAGCAACGCCCCGCTACAGGAAGGTagcaacggcagcgtgccCGCTACCTTCTCCAGCGAGGCCTCCGTCACCACGCCTGTTGCCGACACGGAGctcgtcgtcgacgtcgaTCAGCCAGAGACCAACCCGCAGGCGCCGGCCGTTGATGCCCCGCGTTCACGGTCGCGTGGACTAGCCGCCGTCGGGCCAGGCTCCATCTCACCCGTCGCGGCCTCCCGCAGCGGCCCTGACGGTGCCAATAACTGCcagccggctgcagcggtcaCAACActgtcgtcgtcttcggcaTCTGCGGACGCGCGCCGCTTCAAGCAGCCCACCCTTGCCGCCTACGGCATGGTCAGCGACACGATGGCGCTCAAGAAGGAAATCAGCGACCGTGACAGTCACATCGAGGAGCTTAATCGCGAGGTGGAAGGGCTGCGTGCCGAGGTGGGGCGGCGCAATGACCAGATACACTTCATGGACGGTCAATGTCGGCAGTACCAGAAGAAACTGGAGCACTTCCAGTCTGTCATGCGGCAGGAGATGCTAAGCGCTGCCCAGAAGGACCGCTCGGAGGCACGGCGCGTCCTCTATCAGAAACATTTCGAGCTCGGCCAGACCGCGACGTGGCACAGCAACGGCCAGACTGTATGGATGGAGGGCGATCGAGTGCGCACGCTGTTCTTGAAGCTGGCCAACCTCACTCAAAAACGTGAGGAGGTCGAGGCGCTcaagaaggcggcgcagagcaaCGTGAAGCACCTGGCCCGCCAGGAGCGCGAGCGGGAGGACTCTGGCGCCGGCCCGGACCTGCAGGACGCGCTGATGGCTGCCCAGATGGAGTATCAGCTGCGCGCGTCCGAGCACGCCGCTCTGACCAACACCATCGCCGACATCAAGCTGAAGCAGACAGAGATCGAGCACGAGAAGAAGGCCTTCGTGAAGGAGATGCGCCGCGTGAATGACGAGGACACGTCCGAGTTCTTGGCGATCCCCACCATCGGCGAGGGAGACCGCTACGTCCTCATGCATCTACTAGGCAAGGGTGGCTTCTCGGAAGTGTGGAAGGCGTTCGACCTCGTCGAAGGCCGCTATGTGGCATGTAAGATTCACCACATTCAGCGCGAGTGGCCTGCCCAGACGCGTACTCACTACCTGCGCCATGCGCAGCGGGAGCTCGACATCATGCGCGCGCTCGATCACCCGCATCTGACGCACCTCTACGACGTCTTCCCTCGCGGTGACAACATGTTCATCTCCGTGATGGAGTACAGCAACGGCATGGACCTCGACACCTACCTCAAGCGCTACCGCACCTTCAAGGAGGCCGACGCGCGGCTCATCTTTCTGCAGGTCGTGGACGTGCTGCGCTACCTCGCCTCCCTCGACAGCCCTATCATCCACTACGACCTAAAGCCGGCCAACATCCTGTTGCACCGCGACGACCCAACCATCCTCGACATCAAGATTACCGACTTTGGCCTCTCCAAGATCATCGGCGCCACCCGCGAAGGCCCCAGCGACAACCCGTCCATCGAGCTCACCTCGCAGGGCACCGGCACGTACTGGTACCTGCCGCCCGAGTGCTTCGAAACCTCCTCGACACCGCGCATCAGCAACAAAGTCGACATCTGGTCCGCCGGCGTCATCTTCTACCAGATGCTCTTTGGCAAGCGGCCATTCGCCGAGGGCGagtcgcagcgccgcatATGGCAGGAAAAGCTCATCATTCAATCCGCGCGCACACTGCACTTCCCAGACACACCCAAGGTAAGCGAGGAGGCCAAGGACATCATCCGTGGCTGCCTCGCCTTCAACGAACGCGAGCGATGCGACGTGTTTCAGCTGAGTCAAGACCCCTACCTGTTTCGCACGAGCCGCCGCTCTGCGCACAAGGCGAAAAGCGCCGCTCCCTCTGGCGTCGGAAGCTCGAACTCACCGCTGATGCCACCCGTTACCGACGCAACACCGGCATCATAG
- a CDS encoding putative aldehyde reductase gives MAARRVVRLPDGTAAPALGQGVWMMGEKPENRTRELAALRAGMEAGMTLIDTAEMYGNGRSERLVAEAIKETPRERLFIVSKVLPTNASRATIFRSCDASLQNIGTDYLDLYLLHWRGRVPLPETVTCMEELVKSGKIRRWGVSNFDVDDMKELWRVPGGDKCAVNQVLYHLGSRGIEYDLLPWLREHNVPVMAYCPIAQAGELKSELYKSTVVQSVAARHNATVTQVLLAFVLRSGHVIAIPRSSNPAHTKENAAADSIELTEVDMAQLDAAFPAPKHKTHLDIV, from the coding sequence ATGGCGGCTCGCCGTGTGGTGCGCCTGCCTGATGGCACGGCGGCTCCAGCGCTAGGACAGGGCGTGTGGATGATGGGTGAAAAACCCGAAAACCGCACACGCGAGCtagcggcgctgcgagcCGGTATGGAAGCGGGCATGACGCTCATCGATACCGCAGAGATGTACGGCAACGGCCGCTCCGAGCGACTTGTGGCAGAAGCCATCAAAGAGACGCCACGTGAGCGGCTCTTCATTGTCTCGAAGGTGCTGCCAACAAACGCATCGCGGGCGACCATTTTTCGCAGCTGTGATGCCTCCCTCCAGAACATCGGCACAGACTACTTGGACCTGTACCTTCTGCACTGGCGCGGCCGTGTTCCGCTGCCCGAGACCGTGACGTGCATGGAGGAACTCGTCAAGAGCGGCAAGATTCGCCGCTGGGGTGTGTCGAACTTCGACGTGGACGACATGAAGGAGCTGTGGCGCGTCCCCGGTGGCGACAAGTGCGCGGTCAATCAGGTGCTTTACCACCTTGGCTCCCGCGGCATCGAGTACGATCTCCTTCCCTGGCTCAGGGAGCACAACGTGCCAGTGATGGCCTACTGCCCCATCGCTCAGGCTGGCGAGCTCAAGTCGGAGCTGTACAAGAGCACTGTTGTGCAGAGCGTTGCGGCTCGCCACAACGCCACCGTCACACAAGTTCTACTTGCCTttgtgctgcgcagcggccacgTCATCGCAATCCCACGCTCCAGCAACCCGGCGCACACAAAGGAgaacgcggcggcagacagCATTGAGCTGACAGAGGTGGACATGGCACAGCTGGACGCGGCGTTTCCTGCCCCCAAGCACAAGACGCACCTCGATATTGTATGA
- a CDS encoding putative nucleoporin (NUP54/57) has product MFGATAPSAGIGAPAAGFGKAPATFGTSALSGTNTTATTSGGFGAAAGASATPGFGTAFAAPTASAAPAGGASGFGSSAASGTTGFGGAAGFGAGGFGVGGGFGAKPGGGFGASATSGFGAPATGTTGFGAGATAPAAIGGWGMQQPNPDIQPHAPQQQQPTVTLQDFARQSALASYLVKLDESYNALHPNCRFRAFVYNSCGAGQVMDAIQKERYTAYLNGGGCSEEAYMQALHQNPDPGRLYPSPIHFSQELLRRTEKQRDAVKVLQKKVTELLQDIDTVAGMDAANVRRQREVEQEEVMLQHRWYSLLCKMELLRRHGSSCGEEGLLSSRVEQLRKLLRAPGRFSQLLSELRPFLTEEASRVAIITQQSANKTEARQQQQQRRFVGSAPAAWRNPGGQPLLRSEVDPCIINGWIQFAKQMQDGIETLNELLKTDLKEMQAIRSRVEAS; this is encoded by the coding sequence ATGTTTGGTGCCACCGCGCCTTCGGCGGGCATCGGTGCCCCTGCTGCCGGCTTCGGTAAGGCTCCAGCAACGTTTGGCACCAGCGCCTTATCCGGCACgaacaccaccgccaccaccagcggtggcttcggtgctgcggccggcGCCTCGGCAACACCGGGCTTCGGCACCGCGTTCGCAGCCCCTAcggccagcgccgcaccagctggaggagcatCTGGCtttggcagcagcgcagcatcaGGGACCACCGGCTTCGGAGGGGCAGCCGGcttcggcgctggcggcttcGGGGTCGGCGGTGGTTTTGGGGCGAAGCCAGGGGGCGGTTTTGGCGCCAGTGCCACCTCTGGCTTCGGAGCACCCGCAACAGGGACCACCGGCTTTGGTGCAGGGGCaacggcaccggcagcgaTCGGCGGTTGGGGCATGCAGCAGCCCAACCCCGACATACAACCCCATGCAccccaacagcagcagccgaccgtgacgctgcaggaCTTCGCGCGGCAGAGCGCCCTCGCCAGCTACCTCGTTAAGCTGGACGAGTCCTACAACGCGCTGCACCCCAACTGCCGCTTTAGAGCCTTTGTGTACAACAGTTGCGGGGCGGGGCAGGTAATGGACGCAATTCAGAAGGAGCGCTACACGGCCTACCTCAACGGCGGCGGGTGCAGTGAGGAGGCCTACATGCAGGCACTCCACCAAAACCCTGACCCCGGCCGCCTCTACCCATCCCCCATCCACTTCTCCCAGGAGCTCCTGCGGCGGACTGAGAAGCAGAGGGACGCCGTAAAGGTGTTGCAGAAGAAAGTgacagagctgctgcaggataTCGACACAGTGGCGGGCATGGACGCCGCGaacgtgcggcggcagcgcgaggtggagcaggaggaggtgatgctgcagcaccgatGGTACTCGCTTCTGTGCAAGATGGAGCTGCTTCGCCGTCACGGCAGCTCTtgcggcgaggagggcctGCTGAGCAGCCGtgtcgagcagctccgcaaGCTCTTGCGAGCGCCTGGTCGCTTCAGTCAGCTACTGAGTGAGCTGCGGCCGTTCCTGACAGAGGAGGCATCGCGTGTGGCAATAATCACGCAGCAGTCGGCAAACAAGACGGAAgcacgtcagcagcagcaacagcgccgcttcgtcggatccgcgccagcagcgtggCGGAACCCAGGCGGTCAGCCACTCCTGCGCTCCGAGGTGGATCCGTGCATCATAAATGGCTGGATCCAGTTTGCCAAGCAGATGCAGGACGGAATTGAGACGCTGAATGAGCTTCTCAAGACAGATCTAAAGGAGATGCAGGCAATCCGCAGCCGTGTGGAGGCCTCTTAG